Proteins from a genomic interval of Gammaproteobacteria bacterium:
- a CDS encoding FAD-dependent oxidoreductase → MDVEVTRLGTANPLRIAVIGAGISGLAAARELDGEHEVTLFEAREKPGGHTRTFEFERFGQEYRADLGFMVFNEANYPQFTRLLRELNITARDTEMSFSLRCDQSGLEYHGSTMNKIFAQRRNLLRPRHYRMLRDILKFNRDANRALAEREGELAETSVAEFLDQGGYGPELVNDYLLPMTGAIWSCSVQSIERYPSLYLLRFMANHMLLGAKGHRQWRMIPGGADRYVDAVLRGFGGRVRADSPVRSIESAGSEVRVATDRGVETFDAAVLAVHSDHALRLIKDPSPLERQVLSAIPYRRNAAVVHTDRAVLPKRRLAWASWNYYRAPASGREASVTYNLNVLQHLQSPEPICVTLNPLRPLRREKVIAELSFAHPVFSAEAFAAQGRIDELNRSGNRFFCGAWAGWGFHEDGLVSGLKAAGSVRAWAARPEIQAKFAYAQRDLRGLGQAYPAQAG, encoded by the coding sequence ATGGACGTTGAAGTAACCCGTCTCGGGACGGCCAACCCACTGCGCATCGCCGTCATCGGCGCAGGAATTTCCGGGCTTGCCGCGGCCAGAGAGTTGGACGGCGAACATGAGGTGACGCTGTTCGAGGCGCGGGAGAAGCCGGGCGGCCATACCCGCACCTTCGAATTCGAGCGCTTCGGGCAGGAATACCGGGCCGACCTGGGCTTCATGGTGTTCAACGAGGCCAATTACCCGCAGTTCACACGTCTGTTGCGGGAGCTGAACATAACCGCGCGGGACACCGAGATGAGCTTCAGCCTGCGCTGCGACCAGTCCGGCCTGGAATATCACGGCAGCACGATGAACAAGATCTTCGCGCAACGGCGTAACCTTCTTCGCCCCAGGCACTACCGGATGCTGCGGGACATACTTAAGTTCAATCGCGACGCCAACCGGGCGTTGGCGGAAAGGGAAGGGGAACTGGCCGAGACCAGCGTGGCGGAGTTCCTGGATCAGGGCGGTTACGGTCCGGAGCTGGTGAACGATTACCTGCTGCCGATGACGGGCGCCATCTGGTCGTGTTCCGTGCAATCGATCGAGCGTTATCCGAGCCTCTACCTGCTCCGTTTCATGGCCAACCACATGCTGCTGGGCGCCAAGGGGCACCGCCAATGGCGGATGATTCCCGGTGGCGCCGACCGGTATGTGGATGCCGTGCTGCGCGGTTTCGGCGGGCGCGTCAGGGCCGATTCGCCGGTGCGCTCGATTGAGTCCGCGGGCAGCGAGGTTCGCGTCGCAACGGATCGTGGCGTGGAGACATTCGACGCCGCGGTGCTGGCGGTGCACAGCGACCACGCGCTGCGCCTGATCAAGGACCCCAGCCCGCTCGAGCGGCAGGTGCTGAGCGCCATACCGTATCGGCGCAACGCAGCGGTCGTGCACACCGACCGCGCCGTTCTTCCCAAAAGGCGGCTGGCGTGGGCTTCCTGGAACTATTACCGGGCGCCCGCCAGCGGACGCGAGGCTTCCGTTACCTACAACCTCAATGTGCTCCAGCATCTCCAGTCGCCGGAGCCGATTTGCGTCACGCTCAATCCGCTGCGTCCTCTGCGCCGCGAGAAGGTCATTGCGGAACTCAGCTTCGCCCACCCGGTCTTCAGCGCGGAGGCCTTTGCCGCGCAGGGCAGGATCGATGAACTGAACCGATCGGGCAATCGCTTTTTCTGCGGCGCATGGGCAGGGTGGGGCTTTCATGAAGACGGACTGGTGAGCGGGCTAAAAGCGGCCGGCAGCGTGCGCGCATGGGCAGCCCGGCCGGAGATTCAGGCAAAATTCGCATATGCACAGCGCGATCTACGAGGGCTGGGTCAGGCATATCCGGCACAGGCCGGCTAG
- a CDS encoding DUF1365 domain-containing protein, translating to MHSAIYEGWVRHIRHRPARHAFQYRLFMAYMDLDELDQVFSGRWLWSTRRPALARFQPRDHLDGNCDNLAEGVRALVRERSGLRLDGPVRLLTHLRYFGYIFNPISVYYCFDRDSPTPRCYVLEVSNTPWKERVCYVLPAAEAKSGGRGQLFDFNKEMHVSPFIPMDMSYRCWAGPPSERLSLSIEVLKEEEATLQTSLALTRRPVSGGVLARSLLRYPLMTANVTLRIHSNALRLWLKGVKPLAHPGS from the coding sequence ATGCACAGCGCGATCTACGAGGGCTGGGTCAGGCATATCCGGCACAGGCCGGCTAGGCACGCGTTTCAATACCGCCTGTTCATGGCGTACATGGACCTGGACGAGCTTGACCAGGTCTTTTCCGGAAGGTGGCTTTGGTCCACGCGGCGACCGGCGCTTGCACGCTTCCAGCCGCGCGACCACCTGGATGGAAACTGCGACAATCTCGCCGAGGGGGTGCGGGCGCTGGTGCGCGAGCGGAGCGGCTTGCGTCTGGACGGACCGGTGCGGTTGCTGACGCATCTGCGGTATTTCGGCTACATCTTCAACCCGATCTCGGTCTATTACTGCTTCGACCGGGACAGCCCTACGCCGCGCTGTTACGTGCTGGAGGTGAGCAACACGCCCTGGAAGGAGCGCGTATGCTACGTGCTGCCCGCTGCTGAGGCCAAGTCTGGGGGTAGGGGGCAATTGTTTGATTTCAATAAGGAAATGCACGTATCTCCCTTTATACCAATGGACATGTCCTACCGCTGCTGGGCAGGCCCTCCCAGCGAGCGCCTGTCGCTGAGCATCGAGGTGCTCAAGGAGGAAGAGGCCACGCTTCAGACCAGCCTGGCGCTGACACGCCGACCGGTTTCGGGCGGCGTCCTGGCGCGCAGCCTGCTGCGCTATCCGTTGATGACCGCCAACGTCACGTTGCGCATCCATAGCAACGCCCTGCGCCTGTGGCTGAAGGGCGTCAAGCCGCTGGCGCATCCGGGATCGTGA
- a CDS encoding pilus assembly protein PilZ: MSIPGFYSLVLEDADSLSAAWLPFLDPGGLFVGTRRDHFPGEEVVLLLQLPDGEKRSVAGSIAWISAEELSGQPPGAGVALDGDEGEALAEKIRRIVGDGPSPAEALLARC, translated from the coding sequence ATGAGCATTCCCGGCTTCTACTCCCTGGTGCTGGAGGACGCCGATTCGCTTTCCGCGGCCTGGCTGCCGTTTCTCGACCCGGGCGGACTGTTCGTCGGGACCCGTCGGGATCATTTCCCGGGAGAAGAGGTCGTGCTGCTGCTGCAACTTCCCGACGGCGAAAAGCGCAGCGTCGCCGGCAGCATCGCCTGGATAAGCGCGGAAGAGCTTTCCGGGCAGCCTCCAGGCGCCGGCGTTGCCCTCGACGGCGACGAAGGAGAGGCGCTGGCTGAAAAAATCAGACGAATCGTGGGCGACGGGCCTTCACCGGCCGAAGCACTCCTGGCCCGCTGCTGA
- the fabF gene encoding beta-ketoacyl-ACP synthase II — MKGRRVVVTGAGAITPVGNDPETSWQSVLKGKSGITAHEELPNIGAFPSRIAGLICDFDPTEYMEPREVRRFDAFNHYGVAAGIQALRSSGLVIDDSNADRVGVYVGSGIGGIRTIEASHERYAEQNNPRRISPFLVPGIIVNMPAGLLSIQTGARGPNIATATACSTSTHSIGLGARSIAYGESDACLAGGAEHCIAYLGIGGFSSARALSLRNDEPERASRPWDRDRDGFVLASGAVCLMLEEFEHARARDAEILAEVIGFGMSSDAYHITAPAEDGAGGAACMRAALNDAGLDPEEVDYINAHATSTPLGDLVETVAIKDVFGDHAARVAVSSTKSMTGHLLGAAGALEAMYSILAIRDGAVPPTINLDNPGEGCDLDFVPGTARDMPVRVSMSNSFGFGGTNGCLIFREV, encoded by the coding sequence ATGAAAGGACGTCGCGTAGTCGTGACGGGCGCCGGAGCGATTACTCCCGTCGGCAACGATCCCGAGACCTCATGGCAGTCGGTCCTCAAGGGCAAGAGCGGTATCACGGCCCATGAGGAACTGCCCAATATCGGGGCCTTCCCTTCGAGAATCGCTGGTCTGATCTGCGATTTCGATCCTACCGAATACATGGAGCCCCGCGAGGTCCGGCGTTTCGATGCATTCAACCATTACGGCGTCGCGGCCGGCATCCAGGCGCTGCGCTCTTCGGGGCTCGTGATTGACGATTCGAACGCCGACCGGGTCGGCGTCTATGTGGGCTCCGGCATAGGCGGCATCCGCACCATCGAAGCCTCGCACGAGCGCTATGCCGAGCAGAACAATCCGCGGCGCATTTCACCGTTCCTGGTTCCGGGCATTATCGTGAACATGCCCGCCGGCCTGCTTTCGATACAGACCGGCGCCCGCGGCCCCAACATTGCGACGGCCACCGCCTGCTCCACGTCCACGCATTCGATCGGCCTGGGGGCGCGGTCCATCGCCTACGGCGAATCCGATGCCTGTCTAGCCGGCGGCGCCGAGCACTGCATCGCCTACCTCGGCATCGGCGGTTTCTCCTCGGCCCGCGCCCTGTCGCTGCGCAACGACGAACCGGAACGCGCCAGCCGACCCTGGGACCGGGACCGGGACGGATTCGTGCTCGCCAGCGGCGCCGTGTGCCTGATGCTGGAGGAGTTCGAACATGCCCGGGCTCGCGATGCGGAAATACTCGCCGAAGTCATCGGTTTCGGGATGAGCAGCGACGCGTATCACATCACGGCCCCGGCAGAGGACGGGGCCGGCGGGGCCGCCTGCATGCGCGCGGCGCTCAACGACGCGGGCCTCGATCCCGAAGAAGTGGACTACATCAACGCCCACGCCACCTCCACGCCGCTGGGGGACCTGGTGGAGACCGTCGCCATCAAGGACGTCTTCGGCGACCATGCCGCGCGCGTGGCCGTGAGCTCCACCAAATCGATGACCGGACACCTGCTTGGCGCCGCCGGCGCGCTGGAGGCGATGTATTCGATTCTGGCGATACGCGACGGCGCGGTTCCTCCAACCATCAACCTCGATAATCCCGGCGAGGGCTGCGACCTTGATTTCGTACCCGGCACGGCGCGCGACATGCCCGTGCGGGTGAGCATGAGCAACTCCTTCGGGTTCGGCGGCACCAACGGTTGCCTGATCTTCCGCGAGGTCTGA
- a CDS encoding class I SAM-dependent methyltransferase: protein MWRRPVQKRLAGLENGRLEVLEAGQRVVLGGQGSSGDLPLATMEVLDSGCWRAIATGGALGAAESFMDGQWRSRDLAGLLRMMLREQDVLEGLGGPLSALGGVSHRIGHALRRNTRSGSRRNISAHYDVGNDFFQLFLDPTMLYSCAYFRSEDASLEEASIAKLDRLCEMLQLKPGLRVLEIGSGWGACAIHMARKYGCRVVSITISERQHAEAVQRVKAEGLEDRVEIRMQDYRDTGGQFDRLISIEMIEAVGAQYLDLFFKRCSELLKPDGRMVLQAITIKDQSYRAAVKRVDFIKRYIFPGGFLPSVEAIMGAVRRRTDFRLVRMEDIGSHYVRTLRLWAEALRRNWGAAKELGYSSEFLRMYEFYFRYCEAGFAERTIGDAQVLFAKPLAR, encoded by the coding sequence ATGTGGCGGCGGCCGGTGCAAAAGCGCCTGGCCGGGCTTGAGAACGGCCGGCTGGAAGTGCTGGAGGCAGGCCAAAGAGTTGTCCTGGGCGGGCAGGGGAGTTCGGGCGATCTTCCCCTGGCCACTATGGAAGTGCTGGACAGCGGCTGCTGGCGAGCGATCGCGACCGGTGGGGCACTGGGCGCGGCGGAGTCGTTCATGGACGGCCAGTGGCGCTCGCGGGATCTGGCCGGCCTGCTGAGGATGATGCTGCGCGAACAGGACGTTCTGGAGGGCCTGGGCGGCCCGTTGTCGGCGCTGGGCGGGGTTTCACACCGGATAGGGCACGCGCTGCGCCGCAATACCCGCTCAGGCTCCCGGCGCAACATTTCCGCGCATTACGACGTCGGGAACGACTTCTTTCAGTTGTTCCTCGATCCAACAATGCTGTATTCCTGTGCGTATTTTCGTTCGGAGGACGCCAGCCTGGAGGAAGCCTCGATCGCCAAACTGGACCGTTTGTGCGAAATGCTGCAACTGAAACCCGGCCTGCGCGTTCTGGAAATCGGCAGCGGCTGGGGCGCCTGCGCCATCCACATGGCGCGGAAATACGGCTGCAGGGTGGTGAGCATCACGATTTCCGAGCGGCAGCACGCGGAGGCCGTGCAGCGGGTCAAGGCGGAGGGTCTTGAAGATCGGGTGGAGATCCGGATGCAGGACTATCGGGACACCGGCGGGCAGTTCGACCGGTTGATATCCATTGAAATGATCGAAGCGGTGGGCGCCCAGTACCTGGACCTGTTCTTCAAGCGCTGCAGCGAGTTGCTGAAGCCGGACGGCCGGATGGTGCTCCAGGCCATAACGATTAAGGACCAGTCCTACCGGGCCGCGGTCAAACGGGTGGATTTCATCAAGCGCTACATCTTTCCGGGAGGCTTTCTGCCGTCAGTCGAGGCGATCATGGGCGCGGTGCGACGGCGGACGGACTTCCGACTGGTGCGCATGGAAGATATCGGCAGCCACTACGTGCGCACGTTGCGGCTGTGGGCGGAGGCGCTGCGCAGGAACTGGGGCGCGGCGAAGGAGCTTGGATACTCCAGCGAGTTCCTGCGCATGTACGAGTTCTACTTCCGGTACTGCGAGGCCGGGTTTGCGGAGCGCACGATAGGGGACGCGCAAGTTCTCTTTGCCAAACCGTTGGCGCGTTGA
- a CDS encoding acyl-CoA desaturase, translating to MKTATRKAQHKARVVVIGMIAFHLACFGAIYTGVSWTAVIVAAALYFLRAFGVTAGFHRLLAHSSYSASRPVRFLLTFLGSCATQGGPLWWASHHRRHHRYSEREGDVHSPVQRGFWYAHIGWMWDAVCFSGNYANIKDLHRYPEIRILQKGYVFLILAQAAALFGLGALLNWLNPALGTSGLQMLVWGFFISTVALWHATFMVNSVCHLWGTRPNPAGDGSRNNFLVALLTLGEGWHNNHHRWAYSARHGLRWWQIDVTWMGLLLMKQLRLVRDLRLPARRVAPAQT from the coding sequence GTGAAGACCGCAACGCGAAAGGCGCAACACAAGGCTCGGGTCGTAGTCATAGGAATGATCGCCTTTCACCTGGCCTGCTTCGGCGCCATCTACACGGGCGTGAGCTGGACCGCCGTGATCGTCGCGGCCGCGCTCTACTTTCTGAGAGCCTTCGGCGTGACCGCGGGCTTTCACCGCCTGCTCGCCCATTCCTCGTACAGCGCGTCCCGCCCGGTGCGTTTCCTGCTGACCTTCCTCGGCAGCTGCGCCACCCAGGGCGGTCCCCTGTGGTGGGCGTCCCACCATCGCCGCCACCATCGCTATTCCGAGCGTGAAGGCGACGTGCATTCGCCGGTTCAGCGTGGCTTCTGGTACGCGCATATCGGATGGATGTGGGATGCGGTGTGCTTCTCGGGCAACTACGCCAACATCAAGGACCTTCACCGTTACCCGGAAATCCGGATTCTACAGAAAGGCTACGTTTTCCTGATCCTCGCCCAGGCCGCTGCCCTGTTCGGCCTTGGCGCGCTGCTGAACTGGCTGAACCCGGCCCTGGGAACGAGCGGTCTGCAGATGCTGGTCTGGGGTTTCTTCATCAGCACCGTGGCCTTGTGGCACGCCACCTTCATGGTGAATTCGGTCTGCCACCTGTGGGGAACGCGGCCCAACCCCGCCGGAGACGGCAGCCGTAACAATTTCCTGGTGGCCCTGCTGACTCTCGGAGAAGGCTGGCACAACAACCACCACCGCTGGGCCTATTCCGCGCGGCACGGACTGCGCTGGTGGCAGATCGACGTCACCTGGATGGGCCTGCTGCTGATGAAGCAGCTCCGCCTGGTCCGCGATCTCCGCCTGCCCGCCCGGAGAGTGGCGCCCGCGCAAACCTGA
- a CDS encoding dTMP kinase: MSRGRFVVLEGIEGAGKSTHAAFLAGWLRQRGIDVVAAREPGGTALGERLREILLDPELTGMPPLAELLLMFAARSASLKEVIIPALDEGAWVICDRFVDSSYAYQAYGRGVSLEYVEALEEQVLGGLRPDLTILLDTTVRLGLSRKADPQQADRFERESREFFERVRAGYLERAALGGDGYRIVDASKSLEEVQTDLKDAVRRLAGL, encoded by the coding sequence ATGAGCCGCGGACGATTCGTAGTTCTGGAAGGGATAGAAGGCGCGGGCAAGTCCACTCATGCCGCCTTTCTGGCCGGCTGGCTCAGGCAGCGGGGCATCGACGTGGTTGCGGCCCGGGAGCCCGGCGGAACCGCGCTTGGAGAGCGGCTCAGAGAGATACTGCTGGATCCCGAATTAACCGGCATGCCGCCGCTGGCGGAGTTGCTGCTGATGTTCGCCGCGCGCAGCGCCTCCTTGAAGGAAGTCATCATCCCTGCGCTCGACGAGGGTGCATGGGTAATCTGCGACCGCTTCGTGGACTCAAGTTACGCCTATCAGGCGTACGGGCGAGGCGTTTCGCTGGAGTACGTGGAGGCGCTGGAAGAGCAGGTCCTGGGCGGATTGCGCCCGGACCTCACCATTCTTCTCGATACTACTGTCCGCCTCGGACTCTCGCGCAAGGCCGATCCTCAGCAGGCTGACCGGTTCGAACGCGAGAGCCGCGAGTTCTTCGAGCGGGTGCGCGCCGGGTACCTGGAGCGGGCCGCGCTGGGCGGCGACGGTTACCGGATTGTCGATGCGTCGAAATCGCTGGAGGAAGTGCAAACGGACCTGAAGGACGCGGTTCGTCGGCTGGCCGGACTCTAG
- a CDS encoding TlpA family protein disulfide reductase translates to MQELEWVRADDLLPLLESHRGKVVLVNFWATWCGPCIHEIPALINLREKLDPSRFALVAISLDDQADAAWLVPEFIETRFPEWHSYLNGEFEDYLLVEELDPFWPGVMPANYVIGPDGSIVRTLLGGHSEEQFEEAVLAAMPAD, encoded by the coding sequence ATGCAAGAGCTTGAGTGGGTTCGGGCCGACGATCTGCTGCCTCTGCTCGAAAGTCACCGGGGCAAGGTGGTGCTGGTCAATTTCTGGGCGACCTGGTGCGGCCCATGCATCCATGAGATTCCCGCGCTGATCAATTTGCGCGAGAAGCTGGATCCGTCCCGGTTCGCCCTCGTGGCGATATCGCTGGACGACCAGGCGGACGCGGCGTGGCTGGTGCCGGAATTCATCGAGACCCGGTTCCCCGAGTGGCACAGCTATCTGAACGGGGAATTCGAGGACTATCTGCTGGTGGAAGAACTGGATCCCTTCTGGCCGGGCGTCATGCCGGCGAACTACGTGATCGGCCCGGACGGTTCAATCGTCCGGACGCTTCTGGGCGGACACAGCGAGGAGCAGTTCGAGGAGGCCGTGCTGGCGGCCATGCCGGCCGATTAG
- a CDS encoding exo-alpha-sialidase — protein sequence MLKKAYLSALALLAAFLFLPSTAWTQAEILYQNELGLPDRAAFSPEVAVSGSGEVYVVFLDRPDPTAPPPKRKHGEHSHRSSVDLWIARSDDGGSSFQAPSMVNHEHGVIWGFQVSKPRVNIDDHGTVHIFYPGNAQSSQTRLDVIASQYTRSLDKGATFSEPVMLNSHVKKDGRGLLGEELGAAHAFGTMGVAPDGTVHTFWLDTRYMGDPSMGATLFTASSKDGGATFGTEIEFARDVVCPCCQLVADFVGDEAVLVSYRHVFDDGSRDSVVLRSTDDGQTWPELARLPIDPWYIGGCPLKPTDMAVNENYVYSVSFSAGPEQQGIWFSRSRNAALDFEEAMHLHPDSKYSDAPVITVTPSGVVRVVWHSREGRKSPYRLYMSESYDHGETFTAPWELPTPEEGQSRFPVLATDADGNSHVAWEQQVKIGEIVTTEVHVMGIAAPSTGPTTVIASLGQGAE from the coding sequence ATGTTGAAAAAAGCATACCTTAGCGCATTGGCGCTCTTGGCCGCGTTTCTGTTCCTGCCGTCCACGGCCTGGACACAAGCCGAGATTCTCTACCAGAACGAGTTGGGGTTGCCGGACAGGGCGGCATTCAGCCCCGAGGTCGCGGTATCCGGCAGCGGCGAAGTGTACGTCGTGTTTCTGGACCGGCCCGACCCGACCGCGCCGCCTCCGAAGCGCAAGCACGGCGAACACAGCCATCGTTCCTCGGTGGACCTGTGGATTGCCCGTTCCGACGACGGCGGATCCAGTTTTCAGGCGCCGTCCATGGTCAACCATGAACATGGCGTGATCTGGGGCTTCCAGGTCAGCAAGCCGCGGGTCAACATTGACGATCACGGCACCGTGCACATTTTTTATCCGGGCAACGCGCAGTCCAGTCAGACGCGGTTGGACGTCATCGCCTCGCAATACACGCGCTCGCTCGACAAGGGCGCCACGTTCTCCGAACCCGTCATGCTGAATTCGCACGTCAAGAAGGACGGGCGAGGGCTGTTGGGCGAAGAGCTGGGCGCGGCGCATGCCTTCGGCACCATGGGAGTGGCGCCCGACGGCACCGTTCACACGTTCTGGCTCGACACCCGTTACATGGGCGATCCCAGCATGGGGGCGACGCTGTTCACCGCGTCATCGAAAGACGGCGGGGCGACATTCGGCACCGAGATTGAATTCGCGCGTGACGTGGTCTGTCCCTGCTGTCAGCTGGTAGCAGACTTCGTGGGCGACGAGGCCGTGCTGGTGTCCTACCGGCACGTCTTCGACGACGGTTCGCGCGACAGCGTCGTGCTGCGTTCCACGGACGACGGGCAAACCTGGCCCGAACTGGCGCGCTTGCCGATCGACCCCTGGTATATCGGCGGCTGCCCGCTCAAGCCCACCGACATGGCCGTAAACGAGAACTACGTGTATTCCGTATCCTTCTCCGCCGGCCCCGAACAACAGGGCATCTGGTTCAGCCGCTCGCGGAACGCCGCCCTCGACTTCGAGGAAGCCATGCACCTGCACCCGGACTCAAAGTACAGCGATGCGCCGGTCATTACCGTGACGCCGAGCGGGGTAGTGCGGGTCGTCTGGCATTCGCGCGAGGGGCGCAAGAGCCCGTACCGGCTGTATATGTCGGAGTCCTACGACCACGGCGAAACCTTTACGGCACCCTGGGAGCTGCCAACACCTGAAGAAGGCCAGTCACGCTTCCCGGTATTGGCGACGGATGCCGACGGGAATTCACATGTGGCCTGGGAGCAGCAGGTCAAGATCGGCGAAATCGTGACCACCGAAGTGCACGTCATGGGCATCGCAGCGCCCAGCACAGGTCCCACGACGGTCATCGCCAGCCTCGGCCAGGGCGCCGAATAG
- the mltG gene encoding endolytic transglycosylase MltG, whose product MTRNAKTVVAGVAAAALLALAGLYSARLALDNPLAAGSADRTVIVEPGDSLNAVAARLEERMILERPWLFKLAAYVTGTSARIQAGEYRVGVGDTHRLLIDRMVRGEVVQHYFTIIEGWTVRELLRALPAAKPLVSTLQSQDAEGLAGELALVYGSVEGWFFPDTYAYTRGETDADLLLRAHTLMQERLQSAWSERAAGLPLDDPYEALILASIIERETGIDAERPVIAGVLTRRLERRMRLQVDPTVIYGLGESYAGDITRAHLREDTPYNSYTRYGLPPTPISLPGEPSLQAAVQPQPGEFLYYVASADLDGSHVFNETLDGHNAAVAMLVRSQRARNGGNAPLE is encoded by the coding sequence ATGACCCGCAACGCCAAGACCGTGGTTGCCGGGGTAGCCGCGGCGGCCCTCCTCGCGCTTGCCGGGCTGTATTCCGCACGGCTGGCGCTGGACAACCCCCTGGCTGCCGGATCCGCCGACCGGACCGTGATCGTCGAGCCCGGCGACTCGCTGAATGCGGTGGCCGCGCGGCTTGAGGAGCGGATGATCCTGGAGCGGCCGTGGCTGTTCAAGCTGGCGGCCTACGTAACGGGAACCTCGGCGCGCATACAGGCAGGCGAATACCGAGTGGGGGTAGGGGACACCCATCGCCTGCTCATCGATCGCATGGTTCGCGGCGAGGTCGTTCAGCACTACTTCACGATCATCGAAGGCTGGACCGTGCGCGAACTTCTTCGCGCCCTGCCTGCCGCAAAACCGCTCGTTTCCACCCTGCAGTCGCAGGATGCGGAAGGGCTGGCCGGAGAACTGGCGCTTGTATATGGAAGTGTCGAGGGGTGGTTCTTCCCCGATACCTACGCTTATACGCGCGGAGAAACCGACGCCGATCTGCTTCTGCGGGCCCACACGCTGATGCAGGAACGATTGCAGTCGGCCTGGTCGGAGCGCGCCGCCGGACTGCCCCTGGACGATCCCTACGAGGCCCTGATTCTGGCGTCCATCATCGAGCGCGAGACCGGGATCGACGCCGAGCGCCCCGTCATAGCCGGCGTGCTCACACGGCGACTGGAAAGGCGCATGCGCCTTCAGGTAGACCCCACCGTGATCTACGGACTCGGCGAGTCATACGCCGGCGACATCACCCGCGCCCACTTGCGCGAAGACACGCCCTACAACAGCTATACGCGATACGGACTGCCGCCCACGCCTATCTCGCTGCCCGGCGAGCCGTCCCTTCAGGCGGCCGTGCAGCCCCAGCCGGGCGAATTCCTCTACTACGTGGCTTCCGCGGACCTCGACGGCAGCCATGTATTCAACGAAACGCTGGACGGACACAATGCCGCGGTCGCGATGCTCGTGCGCAGCCAGCGCGCGCGCAACGGCGGCAACGCGCCGCTTGAATGA
- a CDS encoding NAD(P)/FAD-dependent oxidoreductase: MTIRTDALIVGAGPCGLFQVFELGLLGISAHLVDALREPGGQCTELYPDKPIYDIPAIPVLNAQDLVDALLKQIEPFNPTFHLGEEVTVVRPLGEGEGFHVETGAGTQFQAKTIFLAGGVGSFQPRKLRLEGAETLEGRQLHYRVKDSSRFRGRRLLILGGGDSALDWALELNRIAESVTLAHRRDEYRAAPASVAQFKELVAQGRAQLFEKARATGLHLTGEDLSAVTLSVEEVERDPLEVDDLLVFFGLAPKLGPIADWGLDLNRKTVNVDPEKFQTNVPGIFAIGDICHYPGKKKLILSGFHEAALAAFAAKAILTPGKKVHLQYTTTSPIMHKRLGLSD; the protein is encoded by the coding sequence ATGACCATACGAACCGATGCACTGATAGTTGGCGCGGGTCCCTGCGGGCTTTTCCAGGTGTTTGAACTGGGGCTGCTCGGCATCAGCGCACACTTGGTCGATGCCCTGCGGGAGCCCGGCGGGCAATGCACGGAACTCTACCCGGACAAGCCGATCTATGACATTCCGGCCATCCCGGTGCTCAACGCCCAGGACCTGGTGGATGCCCTGCTGAAGCAGATCGAACCCTTCAACCCGACCTTTCACCTGGGTGAGGAAGTGACGGTGGTCCGGCCGCTCGGAGAAGGGGAGGGCTTTCACGTCGAAACCGGGGCCGGGACGCAATTTCAGGCAAAAACGATTTTTCTCGCCGGCGGGGTGGGCTCATTTCAACCCCGCAAGCTGCGCCTGGAAGGCGCCGAGACCCTGGAAGGCCGGCAGCTTCATTACCGGGTAAAGGACTCCTCGCGTTTCCGCGGCAGGCGCCTGCTGATACTCGGTGGCGGCGACTCAGCGCTGGATTGGGCGCTGGAACTGAACAGAATCGCCGAATCGGTGACGCTGGCGCATCGGCGCGACGAGTATCGCGCTGCGCCGGCTTCGGTAGCGCAGTTCAAAGAACTCGTCGCGCAGGGCAGGGCGCAACTGTTTGAGAAAGCCCGCGCGACCGGCCTGCACCTTACCGGGGAAGATCTCTCGGCGGTCACCCTTAGTGTTGAGGAAGTTGAAAGAGATCCTCTGGAAGTGGATGATTTATTGGTTTTTTTCGGATTGGCGCCTAAGCTGGGCCCGATTGCCGACTGGGGCCTGGACCTGAACCGCAAGACCGTGAACGTGGATCCGGAAAAGTTCCAGACCAACGTGCCCGGAATCTTCGCCATCGGCGATATCTGCCACTATCCGGGCAAGAAGAAGCTGATCCTGAGTGGTTTTCACGAAGCCGCGCTGGCAGCTTTCGCGGCCAAGGCGATACTTACGCCCGGCAAGAAGGTTCACCTGCAGTACACGACCACCAGCCCGATCATGCACAAGCGCCTGGGGCTTTCCGACTGA